The following is a genomic window from Solanum stenotomum isolate F172 chromosome 4, ASM1918654v1, whole genome shotgun sequence.
tacaatcacccataTAGAATCATTTTTTCTACGAGACTGTGGTAGActagtaatgaaatccatattgatcatctcccacttccattccggaatatCTATATTCTATTACATACCaccgggcttttggtgctctacCTTACCTTATTGACAAATCAGGCACGTAGCAACGAATTCTACAATGCAGTTCTTCATACTACTCTACCAATAGAATTcctcaaatcatgatacatctttttTGAACCAGGATGGATTAAAtatccatgatcctctcttggagttcatccaccttcggtacacacaatctaccttgatacctcaatacatcATCTCcaccttgttcaaaagccatcactttctgcttatgaacatttgccttaaaatcaagaaaaattggGTCTTGGTcatgtttctctttcacttcacaCAGTAATGATGATTCACCCctattcatcaccactactccgcCTTCATTGGAATCCAACAAATAGACTCCCAAGCATGAAAGTTTGTGTATGTCCTTAGATACttccttcctttcttcctcaacatgggttGTACTACCAATAGATAACCTGctcaaagcatcagcaacaacattagccttaccttaGTGGtatagaatactcatgtcataatccttgagtaactccaaccatCTTCtttgtttgagattaagctctttctgactgaacacatactgaagactcttctGATCAGTGAAcatatctacatgaacaccataagaTAGCGacgccaactctagatcatgagttgagtaattcctctcatgaatcttaagctgtctggaggcataagttataatTTGTCATTCttcatcaatacacaacccagtACAACTCTAGACTTATCATAATATACCAGAAAGCCTTTTATACCctttggtaaggtcaacactggggcagtagtcaacctagaTTTTAATTTCGGAAAGCTCTTCTCACAGGCTTCAGAGCGTTGAAACTTTgttgttttctgagtcaacttattCAACGGATATGAAAGAGATGAAAACCCCTCgataaacctcctatagtaaccaaccaatcccaagaaactcctaatatcagttggagatgtgggtgtGAGCCAGTTTTGCACTACTTCTATCTTCTGAGTGTCAACTCGGATCCCATCACCagaaataatgtggtttaggaatgccacagactcaagaaAATCTCACACTTAGataatttagcatacaactccctATCCTTGAgggtttggagaactactctaAGATCACTAGTATGGTCCtctcattcctcgaataaatTAGAATGTCATTGATGAATACGGTAACAAACATATTAAGATAAGGCTTAAATACtctgttcataagatccataaATGCTGCAGGAGCAATAGTCAAACCAACTGACATgacaagaaactcataatgaccataactggtcctgaaagctgtcttagggatgtcactttctcttactctcaatTGATAATAgtctgatctgaggtctatcttagaaaaacaagtggcaccctgaagttgatataaaagatcatcaatccttagAAATggatacttattatttatagtGACCTTCTTCAATTGATGGTAATTAATACACATCCTAAacgaaccatctttcttcctcacaaataaggttggagcgccccaaggtaagacacttggtcgaatgaaacatttatcaagaaggtctttcaactgttcttttaaCTCCTTCAACTCAGTTAGAGCCATTATATATGGAGAAATAGAGATATGATAAGCATCATGAAGAATATCTATAATCAAGTAtatatctctctctcaggagggactccaggAAGATTATCTAGAAAGACCTCTAGAAACTCACTCATGActagaactgactgaataggtgTTGTCTCAATACTAGAGTCATTATCttagactaagtgatagatgcaccccttggaaactaactttctcaccttaaggtatgaaataaaatgacccttaggcactgttgaactactccgccactctataactggctcataatgaaactggaacttaactactcgagttctacaatcaattgaggcataacaaccatgaagtcagtccatacctagaatgacatcaaagtccaccATATCTTGCTCAATTAAGTCAACCATGGTGTCCTTGTAATTGaaggaaatgacacaatcacgataaactctctcaactagaatagactcaccaacatgtgtggaaacactgaaggtctcaagaagttgctcaggaagaatatcaaaattcatagcaatatATGAAGTCACAAAAGACAGACTCGCTCCTGGATCAAGCAATGGATATACATCagaagtaaagactttgatcatactagtgaAAACATCTAGCGAATtttcttgctcttggcgactggtGATAACATACAGACGGTTTGCTTCTCCGCTGTCCctaaagtagctcctctaggtgtagCTCTGTTTGATGGAGCtgctgaagaagattgggatcTATTGCCCCTATTACCACCACCTTGcatgttcttagggcactctctcatgaagtgaccattctgaacacacttgaagcaactagtGGAACCATCCTGACATGCTCCTAaatggttcctaccacacttagcacatgcaagaGTCCAATCACCTCATTGTgacacactaccttgagactatgcaggtctagctctaaaTTTCTATGAATTTTAATTCTTGAACTCATCTCTGTTCCTTGGTGCAGCTGCACTAGCAAATAATGGAGCAAGTCCattttgcttttgttgaaaGGATGACCTgtttgcattactcttctgctgcccaAACTCATTTCCTGTTTTCTTAGCCTTCTTCTTTCGgaactcttctctatctctcatcttatcttcctcaacctatTGGACATGGATCATCAGTcttgctatgtccatgtcccctatAAAACATTGCAACCTTACCCTCTTTGCTCGACATATGAGACAACCTGGACACAAACAatctcattctactcctcatattAACAACCATTTCCTGAGCATAACGAgacagttgggtgaacttgaggttgtactcatgcacactcatggaTTCCATCTTAAGAGTGAGGGATTCTCTTACCTTCGCCTCCCTTATCTCATGGGGAAAGAACcaccccaagaaggcctctaCGAACACAAACTAGCTCATAATTGGTGCACCTTTAACTcaattcttcttccattgatcataCTAGACTCTAGAAAcacccttcagttggtatgcaactagttccatACGCTCAGCATCTgcaacatgcatcacctcaaatAATTTCTATAACTCTTTCACAAAGTTTTCTGGATCCTCAATGACACTTGAACCGGTGAAATCTgaaggattcatccttaagaattCACGGATTCTAgatgtatcagccacatcctGTTGATTCCCTCTTTGTTTCCCATCTTGGTTGGTCACCATTTGACTCAATATACATATAGCATCCTAGAACTCAGTGttagtgacctctccttggggttacacttctggtgcattagaTACCCCTTGATCCTGGGATCAGCATTCCTCCTAGCGGGACATCCTAGAACAattcttcgtggaggcatgatttgaAAGATACACACAAGcacaaattagaaagaaactttatagagttaaactctatcgtacgaaagagtatgaaagaagtagatagttcctaaatgttccAGACTCCTATTTATAGTTGTGGCACACTTTACATCGATAAGTAGGACTCTATAGACATGAcatcatagacaccctaggactattgaactctgtgctctaataccaagtttgtcacgctccgagcctacaccctggatgcgACTTGCagtcaagaaccattgttgtgcctaagcgaacccttggcctggctcaactcaaaGCAGAATATTTACTCAACAACATATGAACGCAAAAGTAAAACGAtactcaaaatctcaaaatagatactcaaaatattttaaataaaacattcacGGGgaaaagaggcaactcaagtctagaaCATCAATAGTGAAAATGCAACAGACTTCTGAAACCTCTATTGTCTATGAAGTCTCTACTAACTGACATGGacatcgggacaagacccacgacatcctaataacaAAAAGTGATATGTAAACTCAATGTGAAGCCCTCCAagagcaaagaggctcaccaaattTAGCTGGAACTCAAATGGATCAACGGAACGTCGGTTGCTGATCCTAATTACATGTATCTtcatcatgaaaggatgcaggtcaaatgacatcagtacattgaatgtgctggcatgtaaggggaaatctaaaacatgacataaacttgaactagaactagagaaacatacttacctcatctcatctcaactcaacctcaactcattttaaaataaaatcaatgaaaaTGATGTGAtctaaagaaaagcttttaaaacagtagataacaacCTAATTTattaaacaatataataataataattcagtttgtatataaacatacaaaataactcaatttgggagatctctaaccgataaccatcactatgagctatgtgatgatacaacgtctcgcccacgttgccagaactgtcttataccttgccgtagtataagacatcctcaattaagtggattcactaagctatgcttaaaaagaaataaggagtcatctaaaaagtatgaccctttctacccacgttggctacatggtttatgaggactttgagttgtatgaactcgtctccatatcggtgctcagtactactcccaaaaatatactcagctcgtatgtttaaaaacatttcctcatcctcaaactttgagattattactcaaaagattctcttaaaagagatttacactcaaaactcctcatgaacttatttggaaatcaaggtttcctcctcattttaaatgtgaaaatatttactcttgggaatacttagttcccatatatttattttgaaaagtgaaactcaactctactcatcctcatactcaagtgctcaagtcttaaaacaagtttaaaaattTTGCAAATGACTTCTcaaatgactcgaaagaactctcaaaactttACTCGTAACTTTATATTGGATTTGAGTTATGATTTCAAGGGTTATAATTAATGTTATGAAGGATTTCTCgatgttagatgtagtttagagtagttagaatcagaAAGGAGTGAAGGTATACTTTAAAAGAACTCACATGGAAAATAGGTTGGGGCAGGTGACCCGGGCACACTGAGTtacgcggggcgccagcccctgaACTTCATAGGGAACTTTCTGGCGCACTGCGGTGCGGCGCGCCGGCCCTCTTCCTAGAAAACCCGAcgaattttgtttctcatttcCTGACCctaatttgcctataatcgattgTTTTCCTCAATTTTCcgtagattcaattacccaatAAAAGTACACAATAATCTACTCTCTTTTCCTCGAGAACCACCCTCAACAATTGAAATCCTCACCTCAAAACTCATCAAACTTCATAAACAaggcaaaaagaagaaaacctCAAGAAcacccatcaagaactcaatttattCAACCTTAAGAACGAAATTACAGATGAAATTTACATGTTTGGTGTGtaggtgaacgaacccaacactatgaaaacttacatacctcgattTGGCGAAACTAATCCTCGATTCACAAGAAATTTTGATCGTTctcccttttctcctcttttttcttcttgaactctctcCTAAAACCCTAAGCATAATTTAGCTCATaaattcgggtaactttccttaactagacaggctgacttcaaacgggcatatctccatCATCCGAACTCAAAATTTGGGAAACTCGAtagtgttggaaagaggattcaacgaactttcatttgatatcttatgggccacctaactcgtCTTgaactgaaagttatggtcgtttgaggTTGACCCAAcactcataacttaagcttaacttgcaaaattctcGATTTtgctctttccaaattagttctttctaaatttagctctttctaaggcggGATGCTACAAATGGGATTTTCCAACTCTCAACCCGTGCTAATGGTGTGGCCATTTGGCTGTATGACTTCACCAAGGTGGTCGACCTTCCACACTATTAGGTTAGGACATGGATTTAAATAATCAAGATAAAATCTAATGTTTAACGGAGAGTATGCTACAATATGTTCATAAGTTCGATATTTAGGCATAAATGAATTGTGATACCATAGTCTATAACATTTTGTGATTGCACGACCGAAGTGGGACAAGTGTTTTGTGATTGATCCCCTAGATTAGAGAGGCGTACCCCTCCACCTTTCATAGTGTAGTAGGCCAGAAGTATGTGGTACCTACGGTTTGCGTTGAGGGGTTTACCATTGATATCAAGTACATCTACCAATAGTTGGTTGTTGTTCAAGTTGCCAATGGAAGGAATATTGCAAGGGAAACAAAGAGAACTACTATGATCTTCATGTTTAGGGACTTTTTTTGTTTAGATGATTATCCTTCCTTGCTTACCCCTTCATTTTATAGACAAGATTTTTGTGTAATGTGAAACACGTttgatttgtttgtttataCTAACAATAATGTTTTTTTAGTTGTAACATAAAAGTGTAATTTTTCAACcattataattcaaaatttgaacttgaaaccttaaagttaaattttgaatctcCTATAAATCGTTGATTCAACGTTTAGATTTGTGTTTAGgaaattctctctctctatatatatatatagtgtagtTTTTTACTAAGGGAGTTGGGTGAACACCCTCACCACCTCCTAGATTGATCTGCCCAAGCCTGCTACTAGCTCCCACCCACAGACGTACTGCGATAACTCTACCCACTAAAGTTAGAGGGTGcctctatttcatattatttgacacAACCATTAGGAAGGTATTTATTAGAGGTGTATTTAACTAGACTAGtattattaatgatattttaagaCGTTAAATTTGACTAGTACTATTTGatgtagttattttttttcttcaaaatgtCTCCGCTCTATAATTAACAACCAAATGGAGGGGATATAGAACCTAACCTCCTTTTACATCTTAGGACAAGTGGTCCTATCTTGTTAAGATTCTATGAGAGTTTTTCATATGAGAGCTTTTTTCTTAGACTAAGCTgcaattttattaaatttgaactttattCTGTTATGCTTTGTCCTGTAttactttattaaaaaaaattataattaatattttgtcCTATTCCATTTTAACGCTTCCCCCTCCATTTAAATCTTTCCCAATCCCACCTTATTAATAATGTGCCCCGCCCCACCACATTTTGCTCCAATTGTCACCCCTATCGACAATGAATCAGAGGATGTGAGAACCAATTAGTCAGCTTCATTTGAAAGGTTATGTAAAAATAGCATATGAGGACTCTAAACATGTTTATACTTATTTCCACAAGGTGACAATCTCTTAAAGTTGATACATCAATATCTATTTAAATATCTTATAAAGTAGGTATTGTTTGTTTTAAATGTCTCAAATAGGGTTTCATTgtatcattttgatatttttactgACTTAACATATTATGTGTATTGCACCCACCTTTAGCGCGCGAGGagcttcttttctttatttttttgtaaagatatttttttttcactctctATTTTTAccacttttctaaaaaaaataaattacgcCATTGActttatatagataaaaaaaaaagggaaaattttcaaaacaataatattttagcATCTTATAGGACCCCTTGTcaacactttcaatatttaattaaaatgtcaaTAATTTGGTTTGTTATAAAGATgacttttgtatttatttaatttgaaagaattcaaatcTTTAACAACAGAATGGAAAAAATAATGGGagaagatatttaaaaaaagtaaacatGCTTAAATCTCTAATCAGTTACTATTAGAGTCCTGTCATctctctcttcttcactcaaacATCCTTTCACCATTcttctaaaaaaatttcaatatccATTTTTGAATAACTCCATTGAAATTGAAGTGGAGTTTTCGTTGATTTGCGTCAGTTTTATTTGGATAAGAAACTGTTGAATTAATCGATTGATATTTCAAATTGAATTCCATCGATTTCTTTTAAAGTTCAAGATTATCagtgaaaatagaaaaaattgttaggtattgtttaagttttgattattattatttttggatgaATGTAGTTGGATCTGTGTATGTATTTGACATTTGTactttaagtttgattttaatGCAAAATTAGTATGAATAcgaaattttaatataaaaatactttttgtgAACGAAATGAACTTGTATTTGGCtgtttatttttagatttttaagaaaattttgtaTCCATTATTGAAATTGGTATGGATAAATGGCCATGCTATTATTTTGTAGCCGTTTGTTTTGAATacgacaaaataaaatacaaaatctaaTACACATGAAATTATAGGATGAATACCTATATAAtgaatacataaataaactATAGTTTGGGTTTGATTGCATCTATTATAGGTTttagtatgaacaaatgtttatgcTTTTATTTCATAGCTAGTTCTTTGGAATATTAAATATACTAGGATACAATCAGTAAATAAGAATACAATCTGGGAAAAGacaaacaaaatacaaatatttaataacatactaatacacaaaataattttacagTCTAAGAACACAAAACAAGAATACAATTtggaaaaagacaaaaaaaatacaatttaatagCATACCAATACACANAGCCTCCTTACAACCCTCACATCACGTTCTCTGATAACTTGTTGTGCACTCATTGTGGTAGAAACAACCATATGAAAAGGACTTGTGAATCTCTAAGTAAATTTAAAGAGAACCTTGAGAAGTTCTCCAAACTAAAGGAAAGAAGGAACCTAGTCCTAGCTATCAGTTCAATGAGAAAAAAACTGCCTCCTTAGATCGGAAAGTTTCTTACAATCCCTTGTCTAATTTTTGAAAACTCCGTCTCAAGTGGGTTTCTAAATCTAACAAATGATTATTTGTCTGCATAAGAGAGGAAGCAGTCAATGCTGGTTCATGGACAACGGATTCTACAAGCATATGACTGGGGAAGTGCATCACTTCCTCTCTTGTGAAGCACACCAAAGTGGTGGTGTGTCATTTGGATATGGTAAGAAAGGGTACATTGTTGGAATTGGGAAAATCGAAAAGTCTGTGGAAAATTCCATAGATGATGTTTACTATGTTAATGGTTTGAAGTATAACTTGCTTAGTGTTTCCCAAATCTGTGATAAGGGAAATGAAGTCATTTTTTTCCCAACAAGTGCATTGTTACTAATCTCATCTCTCAAGAGGTGATATTAATTGCAAAGAGGCTCAACAATATGTTTTTATCAAACCTGGACTTAATAAGAGAAGCTAATCTTAAATGTCTTAGTGTTCAGAGTGACAACACCGATTGTGGCACATGAGGCTTGGTCATGTAAGTACATCACTTCTGAATAAACTTGTCTTCAGGGACCTGGTCCTTGGTTTGCCAAAATTGAAATTTGCAGATAATAAGATTTGTAATGCTTGTGTTAAAGGAAAGCAAACCAGATCCTCATTCAAACATAAGAAAGGCATAAGTACAACCAGGCCATTGAACTTCTTCATATGTATCTATGTGGTCAGTACAACCAGGCCATTGGAACTTCTTCATATGGATCAATGCGGTCATGTAAAGATTCAAAGTAAAGGTAGAAAGAAGTACATTCTGGTGATAGTCGATGATTTTTTGAAAGTTCACCTGGGTCATGTTCCTACAAACCAAAGACGAGACAGTTGaaatgttaattattttttcaaaaagaattattcAAATAAAGCTGAATTGTAAAATTTTGGGGATCAGGTCGGACCATGGTACAGAGTTTGAAAATACTCAAACAAAAGGCTTCTCTTCTGAACATGGAATCAGTCACAACTTTTCTGCTCCTAGAACTCCTCAAAGAAATGGGgtagttgaaaagaaaaatagaactCTGGTGGATATTGCAAGAACCATGCTTATTGACCCAAATCTGGCAAATAACTTCTGGGCGGAGATAGTGAACACAACATGCGATGTAACCAAAAGGTGCCCTATCAGATCCATGTTCAAACGGACACCGTATGAACTACTGAAAGGAAAAAAGTGTAAACTCAGTTATCTTAGGGATTTTGAATGCGAATGCATTGTTCTTAACAATGGTAAAGATGATCTTGGTAAGTTTCATCCTAAAAGTGATGAGGAAATTTTTGTGGGATACTCTTCAACAAGCAAAGCATACAAAGTCTACAATAAAAGAACTCTATGCATAAAGCAGAGTGTTCATTTCACTTTTGACGAATCTGGTGGAATAAACAACCTTGAAGATGGAAATGAAGTTGAACTTGAAGAGCTACTGCACATCCAGATAGACAGTATTGTGCAGGAAACATCTCATGAGGTTGATCCAAATTATGAAAAGAATGCAAATCCTGAAGATGGACTAGGTCCGCTTAACTCTTCAAATTCAGTCAACAAAGAGGAAGCGAATGAAGAAAACTCTGAAGATGGAGAACTAGCTGTTAAACTTAACAACTAAGCTACAAGGAAATCAGGATGGAAACATCAGTCCTCCCATCCCATGGACGGGCTTGTTTCACCTTTGGATTTTGAAATGCACACTagataaaaaacaaaaaacttagTTGCATTATCAGTATTCATATCCACATTCGgacccaaaaatataaaaataaagctCTAGAGGATGCAAATTGGGTAAATTCAACGCAGGAGGAACTTTATCAGTTTGGGAGAAGCCAAGGATGGCACCTAGTCCCTAGACCAGTAAACAGAACAACAATAGGGACTAGGTGGGTTTACGAAAACAAGCTTGATAAGTATGGGATTATTACAAGAAACAAGTTAAGGCCTGTAGTGCAGGAATATAATCAGGAGGAAATGATCGATTACGATGAAACCCTTTCTCCAGTTTCTAGAATGGAGTCTATCATGATTCTAATTGAATTTGCCACATACATGGATTTCAAGTTGTTTCAGATAGATTCAAAGGTGTATTTCTCAATGGTTATCTGAAAGAAGAGGTATATATCTAACAACCTCCAGGTTTTGAAGATGTTGATCTACCGAATCATGTGCTAAAGTGAGATAAAGCCCTATATGGTCTCAAGTAGGCTCCAAGAGCATGGTATAAGAGGTTGTCAAAGTTTCTTCTTGAAAATAGtttcaaaagagaaaatattgaCAACACATTATTTTCGAAATCGAGAGGGAAAGAACTACTCATTGTACaagtgtatgttgatgacataaTCTTTGGGGCTACATCAAAATCATTGTGCAAGGACTTTGCCTCTTTGATGGGAAGTGAGTTTGAAATGAGCATGATTGGaaaactctcttttttcttaGTCTTGCAAATCAAGCAGTCCACTCAGGGCACTTCTATCTGTTAAGAAAAGTATATCAAGGAACTTCTCAAGAAGTTCAAAATGTTAGAGGCTAAATGAATTGACACCCCTATGGGAACACGTGATAAACTTGAAAGTGATGAAGCCGGTATCGAAGTAAATGAGACGATGTATACAGAAATCATTGGATCACTTATCTACAGGCAGGGCAAATATTGTGTTCAATGTGGGAATGTGTGAAATATTCCAAGCTCCCCCAAAGGAATCTCACTTAAAGACAACTAAGCACATTTTGAGATATCTGAAAGAAACTCAGAACCTGgtcctattttatccttaaagATATTTGTTTGATCTGATTGGCTATGTTGATGCTGACTATGTAGGGTACTTCATTGATAGGAAAAGCACCTCAGGAATGGCTCACTTGCTGGGATCATTACTAATCCCATGGGGAACCAAGAAGCAAAACTCTGTAGCCTTGTCAACAGCTAAGGTTGAGTGTGTGGCTGATACATCATGTTGTGCACAACTTTTGTGGATCAACCAACAACTTGAAGACTTTGTATCCTCTCATATACAATCCCTCTCATGTGTGACAACACAAGTGCAATGAATATTGGGAAAAATCCCGTTGAACATAAAAGAACCA
Proteins encoded in this region:
- the LOC125861355 gene encoding uncharacterized protein LOC125861355: MGTRDKLESDEAGIEVNETMYTEIIGSLIYRQGKYCVQWYFIDRKSTSGMAHLLGSLLIPWGTKKQNSVALSTAKVECVADTSCCAQLLWINQQLEDFGNVAMKFCRIEDRIADIFTKALRKEHFIKNRMSLEMLRLN